The window TTTCCTGCCTCTGTTTAACGATAATTTTTAGGGGCTATATCACGCGTTATTGGATGATTATCTGGCTTTTAATGGTAGGTTTTTTCTTTTTAGCAGCCGCCGATAATATGATACTTCAAGCTTCCAGAATTGAGCGCTGGTTTATGTTTGTTGTCGCAATAGTTGGTGTAATTGCTGGTATAATCAACCTTTTGCAAAAACGCCATCATGAATTAAGAGAAAAATGGATTGCATATTCTATCGCTTTTATGGTGTTTCTGGAATTGTGCTCAATCGGATTAAATATTTTTGGTAGGTATAATGTTTCGAAAACCCTTGTTATAGGAGGATTTTTGAATGTTGTAGTTGCTATTCTTTTTCTTTGGGTGGTCCGTTTTATCAATGAAGGTTTGGTTTTGGCTTTTAATGTTTATACCGTTCAAGATAAAAAACTTTTCTACCTTAACTTTGGACGAGTAGGCGCACGAGCTCCATTTCTGCTTTATCTGCTCTTAATTTTAGGATGGGTAATCCTAATGGGGCATAATTTTCCATTATTTGAATACCTTTCTCAGCCATTACTTAATTTTTTAAGTAGAGATAGAACCATTGGAGATTATACTTTTAGTATCAATTCGCTCTTTCTCTTCTTCGCCATTATGTCCATTTCAGTTATCATCTCTAAAATTGTTTCATTTTTTACTTCTGATGAACACCTGGCGGTAAGTCAGGCAAAAGGTGCTAACAAACAGAGACTTGGCAGCTGGGTTTTACTGGTACGCATATTTATACTTTCTATAGGACTTTTTTTAGCGATTGCTGCAGCAGGTATTCCGATGGATAGAATTACCATAATTATTGGTGCACTTGGTGTAGGTATTGGTTTTGGGATGCAAACTTTGGTTAATAATTTAGTGAGCGGTTTAATTATTGCCTTCGAAAAACCTGTTAATGTTGGTGATATTGTTGATGTTGACGGGCAAGGTGGTACAATGAAATCTATTGGATTTCGGAGCAGCATTATTACCACTTGGGATGGAGCTGATCTTGTAATGCCAAATGGCGATTTACTAAATTCTCATTTAATGAACTGGACTTTAGCCGGAAACCGCAAAAGAGTTACCATCGTAATTGGAGTTGCTTATGATACAGAATTAGAGAAATGCAGACAAATACTAAAAGAAATACTTTCATCAGATGAAAAAATAGACAAATATCCGCAACCAGTAGTTCAGTTTGAGCAATTTGGAGCAAGTACAATTGACTTAAAAATATTTTTCTGGACAAAACATATGTCTGAAAATAATTCCACAAAAAGCGATTTGCTAATAAAAATCACAAGTGCTTTTAAAACGAATAATATTAAAATTCCTTTTCCACAACAAGATATCTACCTACATAAAAATGAAAATGATCCTATCTAATTAAGTTAATTATTTGAATACAGGTTGTAATACCCTATTTCAACTGCTTTAGATAAATCTATTTATTTTTAAGATTTAGTTCCATTTGAATATTGCAACGTTTATAAGGTGTTGGGTTTCCTATAATTTTCTGAAAACCCATTTTATGATAAAGACTAATAGCAGGTTTTAAAATGGTATTACTTTCTAAATAGATTTTAGAAGCCCCTAGTTCCTTAACAGTTTTAATAATTTCCTGACCCAACAACCAGCCTATATTTTTACCTTGTGCTTTTGGAGAAACGGCCATCTTAGCCATTTCATAATCGTATTTTTTGCCGTCCATTTTAATAAGTGCACAAACACCCAAAGGTTCGTCATTGTACAAAGCGACAAATATTTTTCCGCCTTTACTCAAAATATATTCCTCAGGATTATCCAATGCCTTATAATCAGCTTCCTCCATTTCAAAATAGTTTGAAATCCATTCCTCATTAAGTAATTTAAAAGCGGATTGATATTTTGGTTGATAAGCTATAATCCGGACATCCTTACTTTCCCGAAGCTTTTTCTGCTCCATCACCCTTTTTAATAAAGACTTTTGTTCCAATAAAAACTCCCATTCTGCCAATGCCTCCCATAAATTATGCGTTGCTTCGTTAATAATACCATTGATCGCCTTATCAATATCACTGTACTGAAGCTTTATTTTATCAGAAAGCTTTGTTCCCTTATCAGTTAATGCAACAACATTTTTTCGCTTGTCTTTTGAATTTAGGTTATCAATTACCAATCCTGCTATCGTCATTTCCTTTATTATTTTAGTAACTGAAGGTTGAGAATGCCCTATACTATTTGCAATTTCTGTAATGGTTTTTTCGCCTTCTTCAGCGAGAATAAAAAATACCGGAAACCACTTTGTAGAAAATTCAACGTTGTAAAGCTCATATATCTTAACAGCTTCATCCGTTATACTTGTTGCCATAAACCTTAGTCTACTCCCCAATGCCATTTTACCAGTCTTTTCAAAAATACTCATAATAACATACTTAATTATATAATCAGTTATGCAAATATATAAATTTTATTTTCCTGATCTTATTTTAGATAAAAAAATAAGATTAGTATTCAACAATCTATTTTTTCGCTATCGAACTCGCTAGAAACTGTATATTATTTTGATAAAATATTAAGCTGATCTTAATTTTTCAAAAAATAGAAACTTATTAGCTTTATTGTAGTTTAATCTATATATTTTTTTATCATAAGGGAGGCATGGCTAATAGCGATTGGTTTTACAAAAGCTTAGAATTTCAGAATTTTTTTCGAGGAGCATCAAGATCGCTTATTCTCAAAGCAGACTTTCCGCTATTTACTGTCGTAGCAGCAAGCGACCGTTACCTGGCGCTTACACATAAACAGCGTGAGGAAGTTTTAGGAAATGGACTTTTTGAAACTTATCCTGGTGCACATTCTGATCCCAATGAAAAGAACAGTGTTTTTAGTTCTTTTATGCGTGTGATTGAAAGTAAGGATACAGATGAACTTCCAATTTTTAAATACGAAATAAGCATTGGAGAAAGCGATAAAAAGGAGGCTCATTACTGGACAAATGTGAACGAACCAATCCTTGATGAGAATGGAAACGTAGCCTTTATCATTAATACCACCACTAATATTACCGATAGAGTGCGCCAAGAGCAAGCTCTGGAGGAAAGTGAGAATAGGTTTGAAGTAATGGCAGAAGGAACTGATGTAATGATTGCTGTAGGTGATGAAACCGGCGGAGCAGTATACTTCAATCATGCATGGGAGCTAGCTACAAGTCGGTCGAAAAGTGAATTGCTAGAATTTGGATGGGTCGATCTTATCCATCCTGATGATAGAGGCAAAGTGATGGAAATTTTTAATGCCGCGTTTGCAAAAAAAGATCCATGGTTATGGGAATTCCGCATGCCAGCCGGACCAAAAAAATATCGTTGGCTAATGGCTAGAGGCAGTCCGAGATTTACTCAGGATGGTACTTTTGCTGGGTATATCAGTTCTACAGTAGATATTACAGCACAAAAAGAACAACAGGAACACTTAGCAAAACTTAATGAAGATTTATATGTGATTAATGAAGAATTGACAGCCACAAATGAAGAGTTTATATATACGCAAACCGAACTTGTCGCTACCAATTCACAGTTGGCCACAAGTGAAAAACAACTTATCAATTCTAAAATAAAACTTGAAGAAAGCGAACATTTATTAACCTTGGCAATGCAATCTTCTGGCCTTGGTGTATGGAATGCCGACTTAAAAACAGGAGCGCTCACACTTTCTGATCGAGCAAGGGAAATACATGGTTTGCTTTTGGATAAAGAAATTACCCTTGAGGAATCTTTCGAGCTTATTGATCATCTAGACCGTGAAAATGTTAAAGACGCAATCAAGGCCGCAGTAAAATATAACGGGCATATTTTAATAGAATATAAAATCAATAATCTTGCATCCAAAACTAATAAATGGCTTAGGGTGAGCGGAATAGTTCAGAAGGATAATCATGGCACTCCAGTAAATATTTTAGGTACCATGCTTGATATTACGGAACAAAAACTTAACGAACAACGCAAGAATGATTTCATTAGCATGGTTAGCCATGAACTTAAAACGCCTCTTACTTCCATAAATGCTTATGTTCAGATATTAGAAAATACGGCAAATAAAAAAAATGATTTAGTTGCAACATCGCTTCTTGGAAAAGCGGCAAAGCAAGTTGGAAAAATGACTACATTAATTAATGGATTTCTTAATGTTTCAAGGTTAGAATCAGCAAAAATACATATTGAGCGGGTAAAATTTGATATGGCTACATTGATCGCCGAGGCAGAAGAAGATTCTCATGCTTCCATTACCAGTCATCAAATAATTTTTGCACCAGTAGAACAAACAATCGTTTTGGCAGATCGAGACAAAATTGGCCAAGTAATTAATAATTTAATAAATAATGCCGCAAAATATTCACCTAACGGAACCACTATAAATGTAGCCTGCGTTACAAAAGGTGAACTGGCTACGGTCAGCGTTAAAGATCAAGGATATGGAATCAGTGCAGAAAACCTGCCTAAACTTTTTGAACGCTATTATCGAGTTGAAAGCGGCCTTCAAGGCATTTCTGGCTTTGGCATTGGTCTTTACCTTTGCTATGAAATTGTTAAGAGGCACGATGGAGACATTTGGGCAGAAAGCATCGTGGGTGAAGGAAGCACTTTCTATTTTACCTTACCCTTGTCTAAAATTTAACTGTAACTCATTTTATCATAATGTCAAAAAATATAGTCGTTTTGGAAGATGATGAGGGAATACGGGATGTGCTCGAAATTCTATTATTAAGCGAAGGACACGAGGTTAATGCTTTTGCAGATATTAGCAGCTTCGTTGCCAATAAACCTAAAGATGCAGACCTTTTTCTTTTGGATGTAATGTTACCGGATGGTAATGGAATATTGGTATGCAATGATCTTAAAAAAACTCAAAAAACAGCAAACATTCCTGTGTTAATGATGAGCGCACACGCTGACTTTTCGGCGTTGTCTTTAAACTGCAAGGCCGACGGTTTCATTACCAAGCCGTTTGATATTAATCATTTTCTTGATTTGGTAAATGAGCATTTAAAAGAAGGATAAATTTTTATTTAATTGTTTACCTGTTTAAATTTTCGAACACAACCTTCTCTTTTACTCGAATCATTTTGTTCAGATTAACTTATGCAAGTTACTCAATTCATACATTTTTCGCCCAGACAAATAACAAGAAATATTAACCTGAGAATCAGACAAAAAAATTAATATAACATATATTTTTTCTGTCATTTTCAATGGGCGCCAATGTAATTGTGTAATTCTAAAATTGGTTTTATACTTATATTTGGCTCATAAGTATGAAATTCCCCAATATAATTAAGAAAGCATTAGTTTTTGAAAAACTAATCGCTATAACACTTCTGATTTTTTGTATGTCAGTTCCGGCTACATCTCAGACTGCTAAATCAGTAATTCAAGTTAAGGTTAATGAAGGTACGCTTGAAGGACAAATTCTAAAAAGTGGTATTCAACATTTTATGGGTATTCCCTATGCAAAACCGCCAGTTGGTAATTTAAGGTGGAAAGCACCGCAGCAATTGACAAAATGGAATGGTGTAAGAAAAGCAGTAAAGTTTGGACCTAGACCTATCCAGAAATCTGGTTTACTTTATGAATTTAGGTCTGACAATATGAGTGAAGATTGTTTATACCTAAATATTTGGGCAGCAAATAATTCATCACAAAAACCTAAACCTGTTTATGTTTTTATACATGGCGGTTCTTTTATACACGGTGATGGCTCTCAACCGGCCTATGACGGAGAAAGTATGGCCAAACAAGGCATAATTTATGTTACCATAAACTATAGATTAGGTGTTTTTGGTTTTTTGGCGCATCCTGATTTAAGTAGAGAATCTCAAATTGGTGCCTCAGGAAACTATGGACTCTTGGATCAGGTTGCGGCGCTAAAATGGATAAAGGCAAATATTGCTGCATTTGGTGGAGATCCTGATAAAATAACACTTGGCGGTGAATCGGTTGGCGCACAATCTGTAAGTGCACATATGGCATCTCCATTATCAAAAGGATTATTTTCGGCTGCCATTGCCGAAAGTAGCTCACTTTTAGATACAAGAAAACTTATATATTCAAAAGCATTTGCCGAAAATTTAGGTTTGGATTTCTCAAAAATAACAAAAACAAGTTCACTAGCTCAATTGCGTTCGCTAAATGCAAAACAGTTATTGAAATTGGCTTCTAAAGGTGATCCAAGAAGATTTAAACCCAGTATTGATGGTTACTTTTTAAATGAATTTCCTTTGGAAGTATTTGAAAATGGCAGACAGGCAAAAGTTCCACTAATTGTTGGATGGAACGCTGATGAAGTGCCTGCAATGGCTTTTTATAGATTGAAAAAAGCGAATCCAAAGAATTTTCAAAAGAAAGTACAAAGAATTTATGGAGACAATGCTAAAGAGCTGTTAACCTATTATCCGGTTACGACAAAAAAAGAAGCACGACTTGCGGGAGCAAAATTGGCTAGTGATTGGCTCATCAATTATGGGTCGTGGCAGCTTGCCGAACAACATACAAAAAATAGTGATGTGTCAGTTTACAGGTATTTATTTACGCAGCCACACCCTGGCTTAACACCAAAGGCAATTAAGAGCGGAACTTTCTTTCAGGTATTGCTAAAAAAACTTATTAACAAAACCATTACGGGCTCCGCTTTTCATGCAGCGGAAATTGAATATGCTTTGGGTAATTTAGATGTTCAGCAGAACTATGCATGGAAAGATGACGACTACAAAGTTTCGAAACAGATGCAAGGCTACTTTGTTAATTTCATCAAAACACAGAACCCAAATGGATTGACGGAAACCGATTTACTTAACTGGCCGAAGGTAGAAAATGGAAAGCCTGTAAAATTTATGCGATTAGGCACAGAAAGTAGAGTGGAAACAGAATTAGATACGAACCGAACTCGATTCCTTCTCCTTCGAAAAATTGGAATCGCTGATTAAAATATATGATTCATTTATTATTAAAGCGTAAAAGTAAAAGGCTATACTAGCAAAAAAATAATTTTTATTATGTTATTTTCCAATCGTATTTCTTACTTTATTTTAGAAAACGCTAAGGTTTGTGATTTTGTGTAAGCGTAAGATATCTCTCGATCATCCTATTATATTATCAACTTAGTCACTAAACCATTTGAAGTCGAGATTGTTAAGTAAGTATATAATTGAAACTTTACTAACCGAAACAATATGAGAACTAGACTTTATATTTCTTTGTTATTTGGCAGTTTAATTTTAATGTCGAGCTGCTCAAAAAAAGGGGTCGAGGAAGATGCAACAGAGCCCGCTCCAACCAATCCTAGTACAGGTCAAAGCGTTGAAACAAGTCCTGCAAATACTGTCTATAAACCTGCTTTTATAGGTCAGACAAGAATTAACTCGGTAAAAACCACCACTCCTATTGTATTTTCGGCAATAGCAACTACTCTATCTTCACCTTGGGGCATAACAAGTATGCCCGACGGCCGCTTATTGATTACTGAAAAGGCTGGTACGATGCGTATTGCAAATGTAAATGGGACACTTAGCAGTCAAATAACAGGAATACCCGCCGTAAATTCTTCAGGCCAAGGCGGCTTACTGGGTCTTTGCATAGATCCACAATTTGCAACTAATAGAATGGTTTATTGGGTCTTTTCAGAGAATTCTGTCGGCGGAACACAAAGTTCGGTGGCTAAAGGCAGACTTGCAAATAATGAGCGAACTATAGAAAATGCTACAGTAATTTTTCGGGCAAATCCAACATTTAATAGCACATTACATTATGGAGGACGAATTTTATTTGACCGCACTGGGAATTTAGTGGTCAGTACAGGTGAAAGATCTGATCTTGCAAGCAGACCTTTGGCCCAATCCGTTGGTGCAGCCTTGGGTAAAATTGTGCGTATTACCACCAGCGGGCAGGCAGCTTCTGGAAACCCAGTTTTTTCGCAGGCTAATGCATTGCCTGAGCTTTATAGCATTGGGCATAGAAATCCACAGGGCTTGGCACTTCATCCCATAACGGGAGATTTTTGGCAAAGCGAACATGGCCCTCGTGGAGGCGATGAATTAAATCGTATTCAGGCAGGTGCAAACTATGGTTGGCCAACCATAACGTATGGAATTGAATATAGTGGAGAGCGTGTAGGTGCTGGAATTCAGCAACAAAGCGGGTTAGAACAACCTGTATACTATTGGGATCCCGTAATTTCACCTAGTGGAATGACATTTTATAAGGGCAATCAAATCTCGGAATGGCAAAATAATTTGTTCATATGTTCACTAAGTGCAACTCATATTGCAAGGCTAGTTATCGAAAACAATAAAGTTGTTGGAGAAGAAAAGCTATTAGCTACTGAAAATCAACGCTTTAGAGATATTACTCAAGGAATTGATAATGCCTTATATGCCATTACAGATGGAGGAAAATTATATCGTATTGATAAACAATAGTACAAACGCCATGAAGTGGACACTTCTCCAATCGAAGTTCGAGATGAGAAAATTACATTAAAAAAAATTAAACAGGTTTAACATTATCGATAACATATGAGGTAATTCGCGATATTTTATCATTTGAAAAATGATAGATATCGCAAGATGTACCATGGTACGGTTTTCCGTTTGGTGCCTCTCCTGTACATGTACATTCAACACAGGCACTATTACCTTCTATTATAATTGTACCAAATTCAAAATCCATTCTCGCTGGCATATTTTCTCCAGGATCCATATTGCTTATTTCATCTTTGCCGCGAAGCGTACTATGTCTTGTTGAGGAGCTATGCATATCCCAAACAATGTCATCTGAAAGAATTTGTATAAATTCTTCCATTTTATTTTCTTTGAAGATCTGGTTGACCTTTTCTATAAGTTCCTTAGTAGTAGCCATTAACCATAAACATTTCTAAAATAAAATAGTTTTAATTTGAAAAGGTGTTTGACATAAGTATTTAAAATTGATTTCTTATTTATACAATGGCGTAACTAATTTGATTAGTTTAGGATTATTTGGATTTCGTTATAATTTGATTAAAACCAATAATATGAGTAGCTTCTCCATTGGCATTGTATACAGGTTTACCAAAAGCACGAATCCAATGAATTGATCCGTCTCTCCATTGTACTTCATATTCTGCCTCGTAAAGTCCTTTAGTCTTAATTGCCTGCTGAACCATTCTCTTAATTTTCATTTCATACTTTGGTAATATCGCATGGAATAAATCTGAATAATTAAAATCTTCTTCGCTTAGAAATCCATAATTATTCTTCATCTGATTGTTTGAAGTCATCTTACCGGTTTCAAAATTTACGACAGTGTATCCAATCCTGGTGGCCTCAAGCGCATTCAATAATACTAAATTGGCTTCTTGAGTAAGTTGTTTTGAAATAATCTGATCAGTAACGTCGGTAAGGATGAACATAATATTGTCTGGTTCATCGCCCATTCTTCCCACGGGCTGCAATGATATGTTTACATAAATTCCCCTTGAACCATCCGCTTGATTTAACATCAATTTTAAACCTGTTGCGTGGTAGGGAATTTTATTTTGGTGGACGTCTCGAATAATACTTTTTAAATCAACATCATCAGTTCCTGAGAAAAGGGTATCTAATTTACTACCTATCAGGAAATCATTTGTACCAAAGGTTTGTATAAATGCTTCATTTGCCTGCCAAATAGTATTGCTTTCACTTGAGCATATACCCATTGGCATAGGGGTTTGCTTAAAAATCATTTCAAAGCTATCCAATACTTCCTCCAAAACATTGTTGGCTTCGGCAATGTGCGCTTGAAAATCTATCAAATTGGAGTTTTGTGCGCTTATTTCTTTGTTAACAGATAATATTTTCTGATTATCTATTTTAAGCGTTTCATCATTTAGGGCATTAAGCCTAAGTTCCACCCTATCCATTGTAACCTCTGCAAGCCCAATCAAAATTTCCTGCTTTTTCCCGTCAAATTCTGATGGTTGATAATCCATTATACATATGGTTCCGATTTTATGCCCATCTGATGTAACCAAGGGAGCGCCTGCATAAAACCTTATTCCAAACTCATTGCCAACAAATTTAGGAATCTGGTGAACATCTTCTACAACAGTAACGCCATCAGATTGGAGGGTCTGATCACAGATGCTATATTTTCGTGGCTCAGAGGTTTCATTTCCAAAGCCAACGTTTGCTTTAAAGCAAACAGTTTGTTCATCAATGAAAGTAATCAAAGAAATAGGCACACCAAATATACCGCAGGTAAGTTTCGCCAGGTCATCAAAAGCTTTTTCAGTTTGAGTATTTGCAATTTTATAGCGTTTCAGCGCTGCAAGCCTGTCTGTCTCAATAGAAGAAAAGTTATTAAGTTGGTAGGAATTGATCATCAATTAAATTATATTTTCCCAAATAATAAAGGATAAATATAATCATCTGTTCGAATTAGTTTAGTATGATCATATTCCAGTTCGGAATATATTTTAAAATTACGCTTGATGCATGCACTCTATTGTAATCAAAGTTGCCATTCTCCAACCTAATTTTTAGCTACGCTTAGTCTAACGCAGTTAATGTTAGTTTAATTATATTTCCGAAGTTAGCAGCGTCTGAATTGGATTTAGCAGTAACCTGCATTCCTTTTACCGCATTAAAGATAAATTTCGCCAGAACCAATGCGTCTTGGGTATTTTTTATTTCTCCACTTTCCTGACCTTTTTCAATAACTTGAAAAAAAGCGGTTTCCATTTGTTTTTCATTCTGGCAAACCAATTTACTTACTTCCTGATCGTGTGGCGCAACCTCAACTTCGGCATTTACCATAAAACAGCCTTTCTGTTGTTTATCGCCAACTAGATCTTTGGTAGCAAGTTCCATCAACTTGAATATGGTTTCCTTTGGTGAAACCGATTGATTTATAATCTCGTTAATTTTTGCGTTTCCAGCTTTTTGATAAGTTTCTAATGCTTTTAAGAAAAGAGTGTGTTTATCAATGTAGGTATCGTACAAACTCGAGCGACTAATACCCAAGGCGTTTACCAAATCCTGCATAGACGTAGCATTATAACCCTTTAGCCAAAACAGTTGGATTGCTTTGGTTAGCACCTCATTCTCATCAAAATCTTTCGTTCTTGCCATAACCAGAATAGCTTTGCTGTATTAAGCAAAGCTATTCATTTTAAATTAAATCTTGTTAAACGATGGTCATTACCTTACGCCACCACTTGCAATCAGGATTTCGCCGGTTAACCAACGTGAATCTTCCGATGCAAGAAATACTGCAATATCAGCAATATCATCTGGATTACCGCCGCGACCCAATGGCGTAGAAGCAATGGCTTCTTTCTGAAAATCGCTACCAATAAATCCAGCAGTATGTGTTCCCTCAGTTTCTACCATACCTGGATTAATTGAGTTTACACGGATATTTTTGCCACCAAGTTCTTTAGCTAATACATGAGTAATGGAGTCAACCGCACCTTTAGTTGCGGTGTAAATCGAACTTGCTACTGGTGTTATGGCAGTTACCGCCGATCCAATATTAATGATGCTTCCGCCAGCAGTATTAAAATGCTTTAATGCACCTTGTGTACTCAATAATAAACCAAGTACATTAGTGTCAAATTGGTGATGAAAGTCTTCTGCCGTAATTTCTTCAATGGCACCAAATTGATATACGCCTGCATTGTTTACCAAAATATCAACAGGACCAAAAGTGGTATTTGTTTCTTCAAATAATCGGGCTAAATCCGTTGCACTTGTTACAT is drawn from Pedobacter mucosus and contains these coding sequences:
- a CDS encoding mechanosensitive ion channel family protein; this encodes MNLQPFFKFFLIIILSTLSIDVAAQIKSDNSSSIKKDSVTIGFVDKMQDLAKKSATKSKAEFESDKALTVQVRIFEEVRLTMQNAKSYLKSGLDTLTIKQTLQEIIKNYKIASDGVFTNKGTAQTYRNLTATKKIINELISEAEERKVRLDARQKTLSGYRFRLDSLLTTKELFSFPKDSLELMDYLHSLVTVAKEIDPVDSALKLASRNVQILLNSYNLEINTLKLSVDEIEHDEKKMAMATLAREFPNITETPDAYRPFTEILNFSKIKALLTLQFYLRNNIWKLLILCGLFILSFVYLRSLKMIYIAKRLLIKDFEGQLVIRYPLLSALLLVISIFQFIFISPPFILNVIFWLISCLCLTIIFRGYITRYWMIIWLLMVGFFFLAAADNMILQASRIERWFMFVVAIVGVIAGIINLLQKRHHELREKWIAYSIAFMVFLELCSIGLNIFGRYNVSKTLVIGGFLNVVVAILFLWVVRFINEGLVLAFNVYTVQDKKLFYLNFGRVGARAPFLLYLLLILGWVILMGHNFPLFEYLSQPLLNFLSRDRTIGDYTFSINSLFLFFAIMSISVIISKIVSFFTSDEHLAVSQAKGANKQRLGSWVLLVRIFILSIGLFLAIAAAGIPMDRITIIIGALGVGIGFGMQTLVNNLVSGLIIAFEKPVNVGDIVDVDGQGGTMKSIGFRSSIITTWDGADLVMPNGDLLNSHLMNWTLAGNRKRVTIVIGVAYDTELEKCRQILKEILSSDEKIDKYPQPVVQFEQFGASTIDLKIFFWTKHMSENNSTKSDLLIKITSAFKTNNIKIPFPQQDIYLHKNENDPI
- a CDS encoding bifunctional helix-turn-helix transcriptional regulator/GNAT family N-acetyltransferase, with amino-acid sequence MSIFEKTGKMALGSRLRFMATSITDEAVKIYELYNVEFSTKWFPVFFILAEEGEKTITEIANSIGHSQPSVTKIIKEMTIAGLVIDNLNSKDKRKNVVALTDKGTKLSDKIKLQYSDIDKAINGIINEATHNLWEALAEWEFLLEQKSLLKRVMEQKKLRESKDVRIIAYQPKYQSAFKLLNEEWISNYFEMEEADYKALDNPEEYILSKGGKIFVALYNDEPLGVCALIKMDGKKYDYEMAKMAVSPKAQGKNIGWLLGQEIIKTVKELGASKIYLESNTILKPAISLYHKMGFQKIIGNPTPYKRCNIQMELNLKNK
- a CDS encoding ATP-binding protein gives rise to the protein MANSDWFYKSLEFQNFFRGASRSLILKADFPLFTVVAASDRYLALTHKQREEVLGNGLFETYPGAHSDPNEKNSVFSSFMRVIESKDTDELPIFKYEISIGESDKKEAHYWTNVNEPILDENGNVAFIINTTTNITDRVRQEQALEESENRFEVMAEGTDVMIAVGDETGGAVYFNHAWELATSRSKSELLEFGWVDLIHPDDRGKVMEIFNAAFAKKDPWLWEFRMPAGPKKYRWLMARGSPRFTQDGTFAGYISSTVDITAQKEQQEHLAKLNEDLYVINEELTATNEEFIYTQTELVATNSQLATSEKQLINSKIKLEESEHLLTLAMQSSGLGVWNADLKTGALTLSDRAREIHGLLLDKEITLEESFELIDHLDRENVKDAIKAAVKYNGHILIEYKINNLASKTNKWLRVSGIVQKDNHGTPVNILGTMLDITEQKLNEQRKNDFISMVSHELKTPLTSINAYVQILENTANKKNDLVATSLLGKAAKQVGKMTTLINGFLNVSRLESAKIHIERVKFDMATLIAEAEEDSHASITSHQIIFAPVEQTIVLADRDKIGQVINNLINNAAKYSPNGTTINVACVTKGELATVSVKDQGYGISAENLPKLFERYYRVESGLQGISGFGIGLYLCYEIVKRHDGDIWAESIVGEGSTFYFTLPLSKI
- a CDS encoding response regulator transcription factor; translation: MSKNIVVLEDDEGIRDVLEILLLSEGHEVNAFADISSFVANKPKDADLFLLDVMLPDGNGILVCNDLKKTQKTANIPVLMMSAHADFSALSLNCKADGFITKPFDINHFLDLVNEHLKEG
- a CDS encoding carboxylesterase/lipase family protein → MKFPNIIKKALVFEKLIAITLLIFCMSVPATSQTAKSVIQVKVNEGTLEGQILKSGIQHFMGIPYAKPPVGNLRWKAPQQLTKWNGVRKAVKFGPRPIQKSGLLYEFRSDNMSEDCLYLNIWAANNSSQKPKPVYVFIHGGSFIHGDGSQPAYDGESMAKQGIIYVTINYRLGVFGFLAHPDLSRESQIGASGNYGLLDQVAALKWIKANIAAFGGDPDKITLGGESVGAQSVSAHMASPLSKGLFSAAIAESSSLLDTRKLIYSKAFAENLGLDFSKITKTSSLAQLRSLNAKQLLKLASKGDPRRFKPSIDGYFLNEFPLEVFENGRQAKVPLIVGWNADEVPAMAFYRLKKANPKNFQKKVQRIYGDNAKELLTYYPVTTKKEARLAGAKLASDWLINYGSWQLAEQHTKNSDVSVYRYLFTQPHPGLTPKAIKSGTFFQVLLKKLINKTITGSAFHAAEIEYALGNLDVQQNYAWKDDDYKVSKQMQGYFVNFIKTQNPNGLTETDLLNWPKVENGKPVKFMRLGTESRVETELDTNRTRFLLLRKIGIAD
- a CDS encoding PQQ-dependent sugar dehydrogenase — encoded protein: MRTRLYISLLFGSLILMSSCSKKGVEEDATEPAPTNPSTGQSVETSPANTVYKPAFIGQTRINSVKTTTPIVFSAIATTLSSPWGITSMPDGRLLITEKAGTMRIANVNGTLSSQITGIPAVNSSGQGGLLGLCIDPQFATNRMVYWVFSENSVGGTQSSVAKGRLANNERTIENATVIFRANPTFNSTLHYGGRILFDRTGNLVVSTGERSDLASRPLAQSVGAALGKIVRITTSGQAASGNPVFSQANALPELYSIGHRNPQGLALHPITGDFWQSEHGPRGGDELNRIQAGANYGWPTITYGIEYSGERVGAGIQQQSGLEQPVYYWDPVISPSGMTFYKGNQISEWQNNLFICSLSATHIARLVIENNKVVGEEKLLATENQRFRDITQGIDNALYAITDGGKLYRIDKQ
- a CDS encoding nuclear transport factor 2 family protein, giving the protein MATTKELIEKVNQIFKENKMEEFIQILSDDIVWDMHSSSTRHSTLRGKDEISNMDPGENMPARMDFEFGTIIIEGNSACVECTCTGEAPNGKPYHGTSCDIYHFSNDKISRITSYVIDNVKPV
- a CDS encoding PAS domain-containing protein gives rise to the protein MINSYQLNNFSSIETDRLAALKRYKIANTQTEKAFDDLAKLTCGIFGVPISLITFIDEQTVCFKANVGFGNETSEPRKYSICDQTLQSDGVTVVEDVHQIPKFVGNEFGIRFYAGAPLVTSDGHKIGTICIMDYQPSEFDGKKQEILIGLAEVTMDRVELRLNALNDETLKIDNQKILSVNKEISAQNSNLIDFQAHIAEANNVLEEVLDSFEMIFKQTPMPMGICSSESNTIWQANEAFIQTFGTNDFLIGSKLDTLFSGTDDVDLKSIIRDVHQNKIPYHATGLKLMLNQADGSRGIYVNISLQPVGRMGDEPDNIMFILTDVTDQIISKQLTQEANLVLLNALEATRIGYTVVNFETGKMTSNNQMKNNYGFLSEEDFNYSDLFHAILPKYEMKIKRMVQQAIKTKGLYEAEYEVQWRDGSIHWIRAFGKPVYNANGEATHIIGFNQIITKSK